In a genomic window of Branchiostoma floridae strain S238N-H82 chromosome 19, Bfl_VNyyK, whole genome shotgun sequence:
- the LOC118407133 gene encoding guanylate-binding protein 1-like encodes MNLAEGITVRQEQESELDDFREFFPDFLWLLRDVSLKMVDESGREMDPTEYLKTKVLRRNYTAMRESTSDTVGQAILTFFPSVECAKLERPSDDPQIMNDIAQHTDKLNPGFNKGVDELMKKLLEKARAKRGYDKASAVSGVALSIMAKEYVEAVNDPNSIPALDNTWKITIQLMQNKAIEEAVQEYNKLMQAGVAGARKTENGEVPLEEYEALGGHEDTEGERNIPRQPSLMELHNASFREATVTLLKKVGHFGINSENQGTDESNSVVDQMQNRLVQRAERTVDYMEKDGKPYQQKGLVVTGGELFKYIQQNKENSRVFCQETFQRLFDPIRKHVETPPPDYDFKQLLEELDHARQKYKEQARGPEKWAVLK; translated from the exons ATGAACCTGGCGGAAGGAATCACGGTGAGACAAGAACAGGAGTCAGAACTGGATGATTTCCGTGAGTTCTTCCCAGACTTCCTGTGGCTGTTACGTGACGTGTCTCTGAAGATGGTGGATGAGAGCGGCAGAGAAATGGATCCCACCGAGTACCTGAAGACTAAG GTCCTTAGGCGTAATTATACGGCTATGAGGGAGTCAACCAGCGACACAGTCGGACAAGCCATACTCACATTCTTCCCATCCGTGGAGTGTGCTAAATTGGAGCGACCCTCTGACGACCCCCAGATTATGAACGACATAGCTCAGCACACAGACAAACTGAACCCAGGATTTAACAAGGGTGTTGACGAGCTCATGAAGAAGCTGTTGGAGAAGGCACGTGCAAAGAGAGGGTACGACAAGGCCTCAGCCGTTAGTG GTGTGGCTCTCAGCATCATGGCTAAAGAGTATGTGGAGGCGGTCAATGACCCCAACTCCATCCCTGCCCTGGACAACACATGGAAGATCACCATACAGCTGATGCAGAACAAAGCGATTGAGGAGGCGGTCCAGGAGTATAACAAGCTGATGCAG GCTGGGGTTGCTGGAGCCCGGAAGACTGAGAATGGAGAAGTTCCATTGGAGGAATATGAAGCATTGGGGGGACATGAAGATACAGAAGGTGAAAG GAACATCCCGAGACAGCCTTCCCTCATGGAACTCCACAATGCGTCGTTCAGAGAAGCCACAGTCACTCTTCTAAAGAAGGTTGGCCATTTTGGTATCAACTCAGAGAATCAGGGTACTGATGAGAGCAACTCTGTGGTGGACCAAATGCAAAATCGACTGG TTCAAAGAGCGGAGCGAACGGTCGATTATATGGAAAAAGACGGCAAACCTTATCAGCAGAAGGGGCTCGTCGTTACTGGCGGGGAGCTTTTCAAGTACATCCAGCAGAACAAGGAAAACTCCAGGGTCTTCTGCCAGGAAACTTTCCAACGCTTGTTTGACCCAATCAG AAAACACGTAGAGACACCCCCTCCTGATTATGACTTCAAACAGTTGCTGGAAGAGCTGGACCATGCACGTCAGAAGTACAAGGAGCAGGCACGTGGTCCAGAGAAGTGGGCTGTCTTGAAGTAG
- the LOC118407134 gene encoding alkylglycerol monooxygenase-like, whose product MAEENLKIQEVFAGKDGPSVLTGVRRIFYLVTPNETSFRTVEEVPKYVAQASPFFFGMIFLELFVASLKNKQTPTRLNDSISSMSAGMLQQMSQLFSKGVYLMVYIWVYENYRLVDLPWDSPITWWTAFILVEFGYYWLHRMSHEVNILWAAHQVHHSSEDYNLTTALRQSTTQLVGTFWFSYLPLAFLVPPAAFSAHKQFNLLYQFWIHTELVTSLGPLEYILNTPSHHRVHHGRNRYCIDKNYGGTLIIFDRIFGTFAKEEEKVVYGLTHPLNTWDPIWVQVCHYAHIWNTFWATPGLTNKLSVLWKGPGWAPGKPRLGCIEDIPKVKYPEPMYDSKVSSLWSVYVAVHFFLAMVLYQELFAVVKCL is encoded by the exons atggcggaagaGAACCTAAAAATTCAGGAGGTCTTCGCCGGAAAAGACGGACCGTCGGTCCTGACAGGGGTTCGGCGGATCTTCTACCTCGTCACTCCCAACGAAACGTCGTTCCGAACAGTGGAGGAGGTTCCCAAATATGTGGCACAG GCATCACCGTTCTTTTTTGGCATGATCTTTCTGGAGTTGTTTGTGGCCTCTCTGAAGAACAAGCAGACGCCCACCCGCCTCAATGACTCAATAAGCTCCATGTCGGCAGGAATGCTCCAGCAAATGTCTCA ATTGTTTTCCAAGGGTGTTTACCTGATGGTGTACATCTGGGTGTATGAGAACTACAGGCTGGTGGACCTACCCTGGGACTCTCCCATCACCTGGTGGACTGCCTTCATACTGGTGGAGTTTGGCTACTACTGGTTACATCGGATGTCACATG AAGTGAACATCCTGTGGGCAGCACATCAGGTTCATCACAGTTCAGAAGACTACAACCTGACAACAGCACTCAGACAGTCCACCACGCAGCTAGTCGGCACTTTCTGG TTCTCCTATCTCCCATTGGCTTTTCTGGTTCCCCCAGCGGCCTTCTCCGCTCACAAACAGTTCAACTTGTTATATCAGTTCTGGATCCATACTGAG CTGGTGACGTCTCTAGGGCCCCTGGAGTACATACTGAACACTCCCAGTCACCACAGGGTACACCATG GAAGGAACAGATACTGTATTGACAAGAACTATGGCGGCACTCTGATCATCTTTGACAGGATATTTG GTACGTTTGCAAAGGAAGAAGAGAAGGTTGTGTATGGTCTGACGCACCCACTCAACACATGGGACCCTATCTGGGTGCAG GTTTGCCACTACGCCCATATCTGGAACACATTCTGGGCGACTCCAGGCCTGACCAACAAACTGTCGGTACTGTGGAAGGGACCGGGCTGGGCACCAGGGAAACCTCGCCTGGGCTGTATCGAGGACATCCCTAAG GTGAAGTATCCAGAACCAATGTATGACAGCAAGGTATCCAGCCTTTGGTCCGTCTACGTGGCTGTACATTTTTTCCTGGCCATGGTTTTGTACCAGGAACTGTTTGCTGTTGTTAAG TGTCTCTAA